One part of the Nomascus leucogenys isolate Asia unplaced genomic scaffold, Asia_NLE_v1 Super-Scaffold_3019, whole genome shotgun sequence genome encodes these proteins:
- the NHP2 gene encoding H/ACA ribonucleoprotein complex subunit 2 isoform X1, producing the protein MTKIKADPDGPEAQAEACSGERTYQELLVNQNPIAQPLASRRLTRKLYKCIKKAVKQKQIRRGVKEVQKFVNKGEKGIMVLAGDTLPIEVYCHLPVMCEDRNLPYVYIPSKTDLGAAAGSKRPTCVIMVKPHEEYQEAYDECLEEVQSLPLPL; encoded by the exons ATGACAAAAATAAAGGCCGATCCCGACGGGCCCGAGGCTCAGGCGGAGGCGTGTTCCGGGGAGCGCACCTACCAGGAGCTGCTGGTCAACCAGAACCCCATCGCGCAGCCCCTGGCTTCTCGCCGCCTCACGCGGAAGCTCTACAAATGCATCAAGAAAG CGGTGAAGCAGAAGCAGATTCGGCGCGGGGTCAAAGAGGTTCAGAAATTTGtcaacaaaggagaaaaagg gATCATGGTTTTGGCAGGAGACACACTGCCCATTGAGGTATACTGCCATCTCCCAGTCATGTGTGAGGACCGAAATCTGCCCTATGTCTATATCCCCTCTAAGACG GACCTGGGTGCAGCCGCAGGCTCCAAGCGCCCCACCTGTGTGATAATGGTCAAGCCCCATGAGGAGTACCAGGAGGCTTACGACGAGTGCCTGGAGGAGGTGCAGTCCCTGCCTCTACCCCTATGA
- the RMND5B gene encoding E3 ubiquitin-protein transferase RMND5B isoform X1: protein MEQCACVERELDKVLQKFLTYGRHCEQSLEELLHYVDQLRAELAGAALQGTPLSATLSLVMSQCCQKIKDTVQKLASDHKDIHSSVSRVGKAIDRVSMWPAPGLGWEYPEAGMHKDSKESQQECPHHQALSLLLRQNFDSEICGVVSDAVWDAREQQQQILQMAIVEHLYQQGMLSVAEELCQESTLNVDLDFKQPFLELNRILEALHEQDLGPALEWAVSHRQRLLELNSSLEFKLHRMHFIRLLAGGPEKQLEALSYARHFQPFARLHQREIQVMMGSLVYLRLGLEKSPYCHLLDNSHWAEICETFTRDACSLLGLSVESPLSVSFASGCVALPVLMNIKAVIEQRQCTGVWSHKDELPIEIELGMKCWYHSVFACPILRQQTSDSNPPIKLICGHVISRDALNKLINGGKLKCPYCPMEQNPADGKRIIF, encoded by the exons ATGGAGCAGTGTGCGTGCGTGGAGAGAGAGCTGGACAAGGTCCTGCAGAAGTTCCTGACCTACGGGCGGCACTGTGAGCAGAGCCTGGAGGAGCTGCTGCACTACGTGGACCAGCTGCGGGCTGAGCTGGCCGGCGCAG CCCTCCAGGGGACCCCTCTCTCAGCCACCCTCTCTCTGGTGATGTCACAGTGCTGCCAGAAGATCAAAGATACGGTGCAGAAACTGGCTTCGGACCATAAGGACATTCACAGCAGTGTATCCCGAGTGGGCAAAGCCATTGACAGGGTGAGCATGTGGCCGGCTCCAGGTCTGGGGTGGGAGTACCCTGAAGCCGGGATGCACAAGGACTCGAAGGAGAGCCAGCAAGAGTGCCCGCATCACCAGGCCCTGTCTCTCCTCCTTCGTCAGAACTTCGACTCTGAGATCTGTGGTGTTGTGTCAGATGCGGTGTGGGATGCGCGGGAACAGCAGCAGCAGATCCTGCAGATGGCCATCGTGGAACACCTGTACCAGCAGGGCATGCTCAGCGTGGCCGAGGAGCTGTGCCAG GAATCAACGCTGAATGTGGACTTGGATTTCAAGCAGCCTTTCCTAGAGTTGAATCGAATCCTGGAAGCCCTGCACGAACAAGACCTGGGTCCTGCGTTGGA ATGGGCCGTCTCCCACAGGCAGCGCCTACTGGAACTCAACAGCTCCCTGGAGTTCAAGCTGCACCGAATGCACTTCATCcgcctcctggcaggaggccccGAGAAGCAGCTGGAGGCCCTCAGCTATGCTCGGCACTTCCAGCCCTTTGCTCGGCTGCACCAGCGGG AGATCCAGGTGATGATGGGCAGCCTGGTGTACCTGCGGCTGGGCTTGGAGAAGTCACCCTACTGCCACCTGCTGGACAACAGCCACTGGGCAGAGATCTGTGAGACCTTTACCCGGGACGCCTGTTCCCTGCTGGGGCTTTCTGTGGAGTCCCCACTTAGCGTCAG CTTTGCCTCTGGCTGTGTGGCGCTGCCTGTGTTGATGAACATCAAGGCTGTGATCGAGCAGAGGCAGTGCACTGGGGTCTGGAGTCACAAGGACGAGTTACCG ATTGAGATTGAACTAGGCATGAAGTGCTGGTACCACTCCGTGTTCGCTTGCCCCATCCTCCGCCAGCAGACGTCAGATTCCAACCCTCCCATCAAGCTCATCTGCGGCCACGTTATCTCCCGAGATGCACTCAATAAGCTCATTAATGGAGGAAA GCTGAAGTGTCCCTACTGTCCCATGGAGCAGAACCCGGCAGATGGGAAACGCATCATATTCTGA
- the RMND5B gene encoding E3 ubiquitin-protein transferase RMND5B isoform X2, with amino-acid sequence MEQCACVERELDKVLQKFLTYGRHCEQSLEELLHYVDQLRAELAGAALQGTPLSATLSLVMSQCCQKIKDTVQKLASDHKDIHSSVSRVGKAIDRNFDSEICGVVSDAVWDAREQQQQILQMAIVEHLYQQGMLSVAEELCQESTLNVDLDFKQPFLELNRILEALHEQDLGPALEWAVSHRQRLLELNSSLEFKLHRMHFIRLLAGGPEKQLEALSYARHFQPFARLHQREIQVMMGSLVYLRLGLEKSPYCHLLDNSHWAEICETFTRDACSLLGLSVESPLSVSFASGCVALPVLMNIKAVIEQRQCTGVWSHKDELPIEIELGMKCWYHSVFACPILRQQTSDSNPPIKLICGHVISRDALNKLINGGKLKCPYCPMEQNPADGKRIIF; translated from the exons ATGGAGCAGTGTGCGTGCGTGGAGAGAGAGCTGGACAAGGTCCTGCAGAAGTTCCTGACCTACGGGCGGCACTGTGAGCAGAGCCTGGAGGAGCTGCTGCACTACGTGGACCAGCTGCGGGCTGAGCTGGCCGGCGCAG CCCTCCAGGGGACCCCTCTCTCAGCCACCCTCTCTCTGGTGATGTCACAGTGCTGCCAGAAGATCAAAGATACGGTGCAGAAACTGGCTTCGGACCATAAGGACATTCACAGCAGTGTATCCCGAGTGGGCAAAGCCATTGACAGG AACTTCGACTCTGAGATCTGTGGTGTTGTGTCAGATGCGGTGTGGGATGCGCGGGAACAGCAGCAGCAGATCCTGCAGATGGCCATCGTGGAACACCTGTACCAGCAGGGCATGCTCAGCGTGGCCGAGGAGCTGTGCCAG GAATCAACGCTGAATGTGGACTTGGATTTCAAGCAGCCTTTCCTAGAGTTGAATCGAATCCTGGAAGCCCTGCACGAACAAGACCTGGGTCCTGCGTTGGA ATGGGCCGTCTCCCACAGGCAGCGCCTACTGGAACTCAACAGCTCCCTGGAGTTCAAGCTGCACCGAATGCACTTCATCcgcctcctggcaggaggccccGAGAAGCAGCTGGAGGCCCTCAGCTATGCTCGGCACTTCCAGCCCTTTGCTCGGCTGCACCAGCGGG AGATCCAGGTGATGATGGGCAGCCTGGTGTACCTGCGGCTGGGCTTGGAGAAGTCACCCTACTGCCACCTGCTGGACAACAGCCACTGGGCAGAGATCTGTGAGACCTTTACCCGGGACGCCTGTTCCCTGCTGGGGCTTTCTGTGGAGTCCCCACTTAGCGTCAG CTTTGCCTCTGGCTGTGTGGCGCTGCCTGTGTTGATGAACATCAAGGCTGTGATCGAGCAGAGGCAGTGCACTGGGGTCTGGAGTCACAAGGACGAGTTACCG ATTGAGATTGAACTAGGCATGAAGTGCTGGTACCACTCCGTGTTCGCTTGCCCCATCCTCCGCCAGCAGACGTCAGATTCCAACCCTCCCATCAAGCTCATCTGCGGCCACGTTATCTCCCGAGATGCACTCAATAAGCTCATTAATGGAGGAAA GCTGAAGTGTCCCTACTGTCCCATGGAGCAGAACCCGGCAGATGGGAAACGCATCATATTCTGA
- the RMND5B gene encoding E3 ubiquitin-protein transferase RMND5B isoform X3 yields MSQCCQKIKDTVQKLASDHKDIHSSVSRVGKAIDRNFDSEICGVVSDAVWDAREQQQQILQMAIVEHLYQQGMLSVAEELCQESTLNVDLDFKQPFLELNRILEALHEQDLGPALEWAVSHRQRLLELNSSLEFKLHRMHFIRLLAGGPEKQLEALSYARHFQPFARLHQREIQVMMGSLVYLRLGLEKSPYCHLLDNSHWAEICETFTRDACSLLGLSVESPLSVSFASGCVALPVLMNIKAVIEQRQCTGVWSHKDELPIEIELGMKCWYHSVFACPILRQQTSDSNPPIKLICGHVISRDALNKLINGGKLKCPYCPMEQNPADGKRIIF; encoded by the exons ATGTCACAGTGCTGCCAGAAGATCAAAGATACGGTGCAGAAACTGGCTTCGGACCATAAGGACATTCACAGCAGTGTATCCCGAGTGGGCAAAGCCATTGACAGG AACTTCGACTCTGAGATCTGTGGTGTTGTGTCAGATGCGGTGTGGGATGCGCGGGAACAGCAGCAGCAGATCCTGCAGATGGCCATCGTGGAACACCTGTACCAGCAGGGCATGCTCAGCGTGGCCGAGGAGCTGTGCCAG GAATCAACGCTGAATGTGGACTTGGATTTCAAGCAGCCTTTCCTAGAGTTGAATCGAATCCTGGAAGCCCTGCACGAACAAGACCTGGGTCCTGCGTTGGA ATGGGCCGTCTCCCACAGGCAGCGCCTACTGGAACTCAACAGCTCCCTGGAGTTCAAGCTGCACCGAATGCACTTCATCcgcctcctggcaggaggccccGAGAAGCAGCTGGAGGCCCTCAGCTATGCTCGGCACTTCCAGCCCTTTGCTCGGCTGCACCAGCGGG AGATCCAGGTGATGATGGGCAGCCTGGTGTACCTGCGGCTGGGCTTGGAGAAGTCACCCTACTGCCACCTGCTGGACAACAGCCACTGGGCAGAGATCTGTGAGACCTTTACCCGGGACGCCTGTTCCCTGCTGGGGCTTTCTGTGGAGTCCCCACTTAGCGTCAG CTTTGCCTCTGGCTGTGTGGCGCTGCCTGTGTTGATGAACATCAAGGCTGTGATCGAGCAGAGGCAGTGCACTGGGGTCTGGAGTCACAAGGACGAGTTACCG ATTGAGATTGAACTAGGCATGAAGTGCTGGTACCACTCCGTGTTCGCTTGCCCCATCCTCCGCCAGCAGACGTCAGATTCCAACCCTCCCATCAAGCTCATCTGCGGCCACGTTATCTCCCGAGATGCACTCAATAAGCTCATTAATGGAGGAAA GCTGAAGTGTCCCTACTGTCCCATGGAGCAGAACCCGGCAGATGGGAAACGCATCATATTCTGA
- the NHP2 gene encoding H/ACA ribonucleoprotein complex subunit 2 isoform X2: MTKIKADPDGPEAQAEACSGERTYQELLVNQNPIAQPLASRRLTRKLYKCIKKAVKQKQIRRGVKEVQKFVNKGEKGTWVQPQAPSAPPV, translated from the exons ATGACAAAAATAAAGGCCGATCCCGACGGGCCCGAGGCTCAGGCGGAGGCGTGTTCCGGGGAGCGCACCTACCAGGAGCTGCTGGTCAACCAGAACCCCATCGCGCAGCCCCTGGCTTCTCGCCGCCTCACGCGGAAGCTCTACAAATGCATCAAGAAAG CGGTGAAGCAGAAGCAGATTCGGCGCGGGGTCAAAGAGGTTCAGAAATTTGtcaacaaaggagaaaaagg GACCTGGGTGCAGCCGCAGGCTCCAAGCGCCCCACCTGTGTGA